From the Malaclemys terrapin pileata isolate rMalTer1 chromosome 13, rMalTer1.hap1, whole genome shotgun sequence genome, one window contains:
- the LOC128847961 gene encoding olfactory receptor 14A16-like translates to MSNQTIVIEFLLLGFSDVREQQILHFLVFLVIYLAALVGNLLIITVIALDQHLHTPMYFFLGNLSFIDLCYISVTVPKSMADSLTNNRLISFSGCVTQVFLVITFAAAELAFLTVMAYDRYIAICRPLHYKVTMNRGACAQLAVSSWISSMMCSVLQTANTFRLHFCGSKVIAQFFCDIPQLLKISCSDTHANAIVMIGLGSLLDVVCFVLIIVSYIHIFSTVMRIPSEQGRYKAFSTCIPHLVVFCLFISTASFTYMRPRSMSSTSLDLMAAVFYCVVPPLMNPIIYSLRNKEIKGSLWKMIGRIFFLKRNELLTLKS, encoded by the coding sequence ATGTCCAACCAAACCATCGTGATtgagttccttctcctgggattctctgacgTGCGGGAACAGCAGATTTTACACTTCCTGGTGTTTCTAGTGATTTACCTGGCAGCCCTGGTGGGGAATCTTCTCATCATCACCGTCATAGCCCTCGaccagcaccttcacacccccatgtactttttcCTGGGCAACTTATCCTTCATAGACCTCTGCTACATCTCAGTCACGGTCCCCAAGTCCATGGCTGACTCCCTAACCAACAACAGACTCATCTCTTTCTCTGGATGTGTCACCCAAGTCTTTCTGGTTATAACTtttgcagcagcagagctggcctTTCTCACGGTGATGGCGTATGACCGCTACATTGCAATATGCCGCCCTCTGCATTACAAGGTGACTATGAACAGAGGTGCATGTGCCCAGTTGGCAGTGAGTTCATGGATCAGCAGCATGATGTGCTCTGTATTACAAACAGCTAATACCTTTAGGTTACATTTCTGCGGGTCCAAGGTTATCGCTCAGTTTTTCTGTGATATCCCACAGTTGCTAAAGATCTCTTGCTCTGATACACACGCTAATGCAATAGTCATGATTGGTCTTGGATCACTTCTAGATGTGGTCTGCTTTGTACTGATAATTGTGTCCTACATTCACATCTTCTCCACGGTGatgagaatcccctctgagcagggcaggtacaaagccttctccacctgcatcCCACacttggttgttttttgtttatttatcagTACAGCATCATTTACGTACATGAGGCCCAGGTCGATGTCTTCAACATCTCTAGACCTGATGGCTGCTGTGTTCTATTGTGTGGTGCCACCACTAATGAATCCAATCATTTACAGTTTAAGAAACAAAGAGATAAAAGGGTCTCTATGGAAAATGATAGGCAGGATATTTTTTCTCAAAAGAAATGAACTCCTCACACTGAAGTCTTAG